Proteins encoded together in one Lathyrus oleraceus cultivar Zhongwan6 chromosome 5, CAAS_Psat_ZW6_1.0, whole genome shotgun sequence window:
- the LOC127078555 gene encoding secreted RxLR effector protein 161-like codes for MENCNASISPTEPRLQLYKNEDEEDVDPTQYRRLIGSLRYLCNTRSNLAFSVVILSRFMARPKVSHLATVKRILRYVKGFVGCGILFPAADTGIKCNFLGFTDSNWWGDKDYRKSTAGYIFMFDVTSISWCSKKESIVALSSLEAEYIVASLCVCQAVWLMNLLEEMGSSEGGVVTLLVNNASVINLAKNPIAHERSKHIEMGFH; via the coding sequence ATGGAGAATTGCAATGCTTCCATTTCCCCAACTGAACCAAGGTTGCAATTGTATAAGAATGAGGATGAGGAAGATGTTGATCCAACTCAATATAGGAGGTTGATTGGATCCTTGCGTTACTTGTGCAATACGCGGTCGAACTTGGCGTTTAGTGTCGTTATTCTGAGTAGATTCATGGCGAGACCGAAGGTGTCTCACTTGGCAACAGTCAAGAGAATCCTACGTTATGTCAAAGGTTTTGTTGGCTGCGGAATTCTCTTTCCCGCAGCGGACACGGGCATAAAATGCAATTTTCTTGGTTTTACCGATTCTAACTGGTGGGGAGACAAAGATTATCGAAAGTCTACAGCTGGATACATCTTTATGTTTGATGTGACATCAATATCTTGGTGTTCGAAGAAGGAATCGATAGTTGCACTCTCATCTCTTGAGGCTGAGTACATTGTCGCTTCGTTATGTGTGTGCCAAGCCGTATGGCTTATGAATCTATTGGAGGAGATGGGCAGCAGTGAGGGTGGGGTTGTCACACTCTTAGTTAACAATGCTTCCGTGATTAATCTTGCTAAGAACCCAATTGCACATGAGAGGAGCAAGCACATTGAGATGGGGTTCCATTAA